One region of Elusimicrobiota bacterium genomic DNA includes:
- a CDS encoding F0F1 ATP synthase subunit alpha, giving the protein MSIRPEEITAVIKKQLEGFQGSTELKEEGFVLQVGDGIARIYGLENAMAGELLELPNGVMGMVLNLEKENVGCVLMGSDRLIKEGDPVKRTGLIMSVPVGEAMVGRVVNPLGRPIDGKGPINTTKTRPIEVVAPGVIERSPVNEPLQTGLKAIDSMIPIGRGQRELIIGDRQTGKTAIAIDTIINQKNAPNRPICIYVAIGQKQSTVAQVTQILQDSGAMEYTIVVSAAAADPAPLLYIAPYSGCAIGEEFLWKGKAVLIIYDDLSKHAQAYRQLSLLLRRPPGREAYPGDVFYLHSRLLERACKLSEKNGGGSLTALPIIETQAGDVSAYIPTNVISITDGQIYLETGLFYSGVRPAVNVGLSVSRVGGAAQTKAMKQVAGRLRLDLAQYNELAAFAQFGSDLDKASQQQLARGERLVELLKQNQYQPMPFESQVVSIFAGVNGYLDDIPSASARDFEAGLLGHLSAKHPAISKEIAEKKTVDDALKARLAAAVQEFKAQFKAEAK; this is encoded by the coding sequence ATGTCCATTAGACCGGAAGAGATCACGGCCGTGATCAAGAAACAGCTCGAGGGATTCCAGGGCTCGACCGAGCTCAAGGAGGAGGGCTTCGTCCTCCAGGTGGGCGACGGGATCGCGCGCATTTACGGCCTCGAGAACGCCATGGCCGGGGAACTCTTGGAGCTTCCCAACGGCGTCATGGGCATGGTCTTGAATCTGGAGAAGGAGAACGTGGGCTGCGTGCTCATGGGCTCCGACAGGCTGATCAAGGAAGGCGACCCGGTCAAACGCACCGGGCTCATCATGTCCGTTCCCGTGGGAGAGGCCATGGTCGGCCGCGTGGTCAATCCCCTGGGGCGTCCCATAGACGGCAAGGGCCCTATCAACACCACCAAGACCCGGCCCATCGAGGTCGTGGCTCCCGGCGTCATCGAGCGCTCTCCCGTCAACGAGCCGCTTCAAACCGGCCTCAAGGCCATCGATTCCATGATCCCGATCGGCCGCGGCCAGCGCGAGCTTATCATCGGCGACCGCCAGACCGGAAAGACAGCCATCGCCATAGACACCATCATCAACCAGAAGAATGCCCCCAACCGGCCGATCTGCATCTACGTGGCCATCGGCCAGAAACAGTCCACCGTGGCCCAGGTTACCCAGATCCTCCAGGACAGCGGGGCCATGGAGTACACCATAGTGGTCTCGGCCGCGGCCGCCGATCCGGCGCCTCTTCTCTACATCGCGCCGTACTCGGGCTGCGCCATCGGCGAGGAGTTCCTGTGGAAGGGCAAGGCCGTCCTCATCATCTACGATGATCTCTCCAAGCACGCCCAGGCCTACCGCCAGCTTTCCCTTCTTTTGCGCCGCCCGCCGGGCCGAGAGGCTTACCCGGGCGACGTTTTCTACCTCCACTCCAGGCTCCTCGAGAGGGCCTGCAAGCTCTCCGAGAAAAACGGAGGGGGTTCTCTCACCGCCCTTCCCATCATCGAAACCCAGGCCGGCGACGTCTCAGCCTACATTCCCACGAACGTGATCTCCATCACGGACGGGCAAATCTACCTCGAAACCGGGCTTTTCTACTCCGGGGTGCGCCCCGCCGTTAACGTCGGGCTTTCCGTTTCGCGCGTGGGAGGGGCCGCGCAGACCAAGGCCATGAAGCAGGTGGCTGGCCGCTTAAGGCTGGATCTCGCTCAATACAACGAGCTCGCGGCCTTCGCCCAGTTCGGCTCTGACCTCGATAAGGCCTCCCAGCAGCAGTTGGCGCGCGGCGAGCGCCTGGTCGAGCTCTTGAAGCAAAACCAATACCAGCCCATGCCCTTCGAGAGCCAGGTGGTCTCCATCTTCGCCGGAGTCAACGGCTACCTCGACGACATCCCGAGCGCCTCTGCGCGGGACTTCGAGGCGGGGCTCTTGGGGCACCTCTCGGCCAAGCATCCAGCGATCTCCAAGGAAATCGCGGAGAAAAAAACCGTGGACGACGCCTTGAAGGCGCGGCTGGCGGCGGCTGTCCAGGAATTCAAGGCCCAGTTCAAGGCGGAGGCTAAGTAA
- the atpH gene encoding ATP synthase F1 subunit delta, whose amino-acid sequence MKATDRVLAWRYAKALFLAACAKGVEGRVQSDLQGSHGALLDILPALRHPLTPALEKKRRIRQALERKVGDMALSFLELLVDKKRFELLPLIASDLGKLIAEKNNEAKAHVRAARALSAQDQERLKSALRKFTGKNIELEIKEDPEIIGGVVVRLGDWVLDSSFRGQLRSLREALYVH is encoded by the coding sequence ATGAAAGCCACTGACCGGGTTCTGGCCTGGCGCTACGCCAAAGCCCTGTTTCTGGCGGCTTGCGCCAAAGGGGTTGAGGGCCGCGTTCAATCGGACCTGCAAGGCTCCCATGGCGCCCTTCTCGATATCCTGCCGGCCCTGCGCCATCCCCTGACTCCCGCCCTCGAAAAGAAAAGGAGGATCCGCCAGGCCCTGGAGCGCAAGGTGGGGGATATGGCATTGAGCTTCCTGGAGCTTTTGGTGGACAAGAAGCGCTTCGAGCTTCTGCCCCTGATCGCCTCGGACCTCGGCAAGCTCATCGCGGAGAAGAACAACGAGGCCAAGGCCCATGTCCGCGCCGCGCGAGCGCTCTCCGCGCAGGACCAGGAGCGCCTCAAGAGCGCCCTGCGGAAATTTACGGGAAAGAACATCGAATTGGAGATCAAGGAGGACCCCGAGATCATCGGGGGCGTGGTCGTGCGGCTGGGGGATTGGGTTCTCGACTCGAGCTTCCGCGGCCAACTGCGCAGCCTGAGGGAGGCATTGTATGTCCATTAG